GCGGCCGCACTCGGCCTCGTTGGGACGAGTGGCGGCAGCCCAGAAGTGCTGTTAACTTTCTGGCATGGGTTCGGTGCCGATCAACTCCGCGACGGCCGCAGGTTCAAATCCTGTAGGCGCGACAGAGGTCAAAGGGTAGGGCGACGGTAACCGCGCCAGCCGGCGACCGTCGTTCGATGGGGGCTACTCGAACGTCCATGGCGAACGAAGAACAACTCCGGCAGATAGCCAGGGACGTATTCCCGGATTGGTCGCGGCCGCCCAGGATCGTGGTTGAGCAGATCGGCGAGCTGGTTAGGCGATGGCCGGTTGAAGGCTTCGCCCGCGAGAAGCTGCCAGATCAGCGGTGCCGTCTTGTGTGGATCGACAGGCAGACGATCGGACAGTTGGTCTATATCGCCGACGCTGCGGAGGAGCAGGATCTGGCTGCGGTGATCCGGCCCCTGAGTCAGGTCGCTGGGGTCGACGTCAAAGCCTTTGGTTCGGCGGACGGTTTCGGGGAGCGGACGTACCGGCGTGCAATGCGGGTGCACTTCGCATTGGGGGATCCGATCGAGGTCGACACGACCCAACACACGAACGACAGTCTTCGTGCTCATGCCGACCGGTTCATCGATCGGGTATTGGACGCACTGGCGGGCGTACCCGCCGGGGAACAGGTGCCGTCTCGGTAGAGGACCGCTGCCAGAGTCACTTCTTGGTCTGAGGCGACGCCGCCGCCGGCGGCGGCAATCCGGACATCGCGGTCTACCGGTTTATCCCGAGCTTGCTGCTGCTCTGGCCTGCCATGCCGAAGCGAAGTGCCAGCTCGCGCAGGCCGACCGGGGAGACCCGCAGGACGGGGGAGGTCATGGGGGAACTGTATTAGTGAATGACGGCTTGCAAAATCCACTGTCGGCGCGCGGGAGTGGTGAGAGGTGATTGGCTCGCTGTCGCGGCGGGTGCGGCATCGTTAACGAGACATCTCGTCGGCCACTTCTTCAGCCGATGCCGGCCGCAGATCCCATGCCTCCAGCGACACGCAGATCGACCGCTTGCTGGATCGGCGCTCTGCCGTATGGGTGTGACCGTGAAGTAGCCATTTCCCTAGGTCCGGCAGCATGTACTGGTCGAATTCCGTGCGCGACAACCTGTCCGGGGTACCGGCGTACGGGAAGTGGCTGAGCAGGATGCCCTGGCCGCCGATTTTCGTCCGCGCCACCTGCTGCACGCTCGCGAACACGGCCGAGTAGTTGGCGAAGTGCCGCTGCGCGCCACGGAATATCGGGTGGACCGGGTCGTGGTTGCCGGTGATGAGGTGCATCGGCACCCGCAGCGCGGCCAGCTGCTCCAACGCCGTCTCCATACTGGCCACGCCGCCAGCGCAGATGTCGCCGAGCACCCACAGTGTGTCGGTCTCGTGATCGAGCTCGCAGAGCGCTGCCATCACCGCGGCGTCATGCGCGGTCACGCTGTCGAAGCCGCGCAGGTCTGCGAGCCCGGGTGCGCGAGATGCAGGTCGGCAGTGAAGAAGTCCACAACGGTGATGATGGCACTGTGCGGCGACAGGGGCCGATCCGTTCGCCCCCGGATCAATCCTCGTGACACGCTTGCGCGGTCGAAGGCTGCACTGGTGTTACCTGAATTGGATGGAGAGGCGCGTTGCAGATCGCTTGTTGGCGGGTCGTCCTTGTTCTCGCACTGCTTCTCGGCGTGGGCCTGCCGGTTTCTCCACCCGCGGCCGCCATGGTGATCTTGGGCGGTGGGGCAGCCATTGTGGTCGACGGCAACAACTACTGCACGCTGACCACGATCGGACGTGATCGGGCCGGTGACGTGGTGGGCTTCACCGGAGCGGTGTGCGGCGGGCCAGGAGCTGCCGTCGCGGTAGCGGGTGTAGGCACGACCGTGGGCACCGTCGTGGCCGCTAACGGCGACCTTCGCTACGCGGTGATCAAGTTCGATGTGCCCGAATTGATCCCGGTGTCGGACTACGCCGGCGTTGTGGTCAACGGCTTAGGCCCAGATCCGCAGTTCGATTCCGCGGTGTGCAAATGGGGACCCGCCACCCCTGGCCTCTGTGGTCGCATCACTACGCCGTTCGGGCCGCGCGTGAACCTGTTGGCGCAATTCGACCCTGGTGATGCGGGCGCTCCGGTCACCATGGACGGCCTGCTGGTCGGCATGGTCTACGCGGGCGGCATGACCCTGGGCACCAAATATTCGCTTCCGAGGCCGCTTACGTACTTGACGAAGTTCAACGCGATCCTGGATGACGTCAACGCCGGCGACGGGCCGGGCAGTGGATTCGTCCCGATCGGAAGCTGAGCGCGACGGTCCGCGGAGCTTTTGCTGAGGCGTCGACACAGGTTCTACGCGGGCGTCGGCCTAGACGAAAACTGGCCCAATCCGTGCAGCTCAGCAACGCTTTCTTGCTTTTCCGCGTCTATTCTCGAATGGCGGTTCACTAACTTCCGTGGTAGACACGCGGGGTGAAGATCTCAGGTTGGCTTAAGGAAAACGGGTCCGCGTCGGCGCGGCGGGTGGCTGCTGCGGGCGCGTCTGTCGGGGCGCTGGCCGCGTTCGGATGGACACCTGCGGCGCACGCCGACTTCGATGACTTCATGGCCGACCTGTTGGACCCCACCGCGTGGGGTGCGGTGTTCGAGCCCGGCTACTGGGACGGTCCCGACTCGACTTCGACATTCGACCTCGCGTCGTTGTTCGTCGGCGGTGACCTCCCCGGCGCGGCTGTCGGTACTGATTTCGCCGACTGGTTCCAAAACGACATCTATCTGCCGTTGCATGCTGCGATGCAGGACTGGATCGAGAGTCCTTTCGGCTCAACGGTCAACGACTTCGTCAACCCGCTGTTTGCTTTCGGTGGCGCCTGCGGCCTGGTCTGCAATGGCGTCGACGGCACCGAGACCCATGCCGATGGCGGTAACGGTGGCTGGATCTTCGGTGACGGCGGCAACGGCTGGAGCAGCACCGAAGACGGCGTGGACGGCGGCGCCGGCGGCGCGGGCGGCTGGCTGGGCAACGGCGGCGCGGGTGGTGACGGCGGCGCCGGCGCCGACGGTGGTGTCGGTGGGGCTTCGAACTGGATCGGCAACGGTGGCGCCGGCGGCAGCGGCGGCGCGGGCCTGGATGGCCTCCATGCGGGTGACGGTGGCAACGGCGGTGCCGGTGGCCGTGGCGGAATGTTGTTCAGTACCAACGGCGATGGCGGCAACGGCGGCAATGGGGGCAACTCGGTCGGCAATGGTGGTACGGGTGGCGCCGGGGGTAACGGCGGTGTTAGCGGTCGCGCCCCGGGCGTGTATGCCGTCGGGGGTGCCGGCGGCAACGGCGGAAACGGTGGTAACGGCGGCAGCGCTGACGGAATCGGCAGCACCGGAGGCGTTGGCGGGGACGGAGGCAATAGCAGTCAGGCCAGCTATTGGCTAAGTAGAGATGCCGGCGCGGGCGGCAATGGCGGAGACGGTGGCGCTACCAACGGTGCCGGCAGTACCGCTGGGAATGGCGGTAATGGCGGCAAGGGTGGCCTCTTTGTCTTCGGCCAGGGAGACCTCGATGGCGGACCCGGTGGCAACGGTGGCAATGGTGGTGCGGCTATCGGTGACCACAGCACCGCCGGTAATGGTGGTGACGGTGGTCGAGGCGCCCCCGGCAGCGCCCAGGGTGGCGGCCGCGATGGCGGCGTCGGTGGGGTCGGTGGCAATGGCGGTGCGGCTAGCGGTCTCGGCAGCACCGCCGGTAATGGTGGTAGCGGCGGTAGCGGGGGTAATGGCGGCGCTGTGGGCAGCGGCCGCGATGGTGGCGTCGGTGGGGTCGGTGGCAATGGCGGTGCGGCTAGCGGTGTCGGCAGTAACGCCGGTAATGGTGGTAGCGGCGGTAGCGGGGGCATCGGTGGCGGTTTGGGTGGTGGCCGTGACGGTGGTGCGGGTGGCAATGGCGGCAATGGTGGCGCGGCCAGTGGTGCAGGCAGCATCGCTGGGGCGGGGGGCAACGGTGGCGTCGGTGGCATGAGCAGCCTTTTGGGCGGCGGCCGTGACAGCGGGGCCGGCGGCAACGGCGGCAATGGTGGTGATGGCACCGATGGCGGGACTGCCAACCACGGTGGCGCTGGCGGCACAGGCGGAAGCACTGGTCTGGGCGCCGGCGGCAATGGCGGCAACGGTGGCGCCGGTGGCAGCGGCGGCGCCAGCGACGGGGGAGTCGGCGGCATTGGCGGCCAGGGCGGAGAAGGCAACACCACCGCCGGATGGGCACGTGGCGGTGGCGGCGGTGGTGGCGGCGGCGGTGCCGGTACCGGAGGCCAGGGTGGTGATGGCGGCAATGGCGGCCACGGCGGCGTCGGTTTGGGAATGGGATCTGAAACCAGCGGCGGCTACGGCGGCACCGGCGGGACCGGCGGAAGCGCCGATGGTGGTACCGGAGGCGTCGGCGGCAACGGCGGGGACGGTGGCTCGGGCCCGTTGGGTAGCGCCGGCGGGATCGGTGGCAATGGCGGAAACGGTGGCCAGGTCGGCCCCAACGGCAACGGCGCCGGTGGCAACGGTGGCAACGGCGGCAACGGCAGCCTCGATCCCGGTGGCAAAGGCGGAAATGGCGGTGCCGACGGAACTCCCGGAACGCCGGGCACCGACGGCGCATCCGCCCCGAATCCAAATGACTGACCGCGCGTAGTGCTGACTGCCGGTCTGAGCGGAGCCCCGCGCACCGACAGCGGTGCTAGCCAACAGATGTCAGGTTTAGACATCAGCTGAATCGAATGGAGCGGTGCCCTGCAAGTGACTCGTTGGCGCCTCACCCTCACCCTCGCAATGCTTTTCGGCGCTTGCTTACCCGCCGCCCCGCCCGCGGCTGCGATGGTGATCTTGGGCGGTGGGGCTGTCATCGTCGTTGACGGCAACAGCTACTGCACCTTGACCACGATCGGACGCGACCGGTTTGGTGACGTGGTGGGTTTTACCGGAGCGCAGTGCGGTGGACCAGGGGCTGAGGTCGCGATCGCGGGAACCGACACGACCGTGGGCACCGTGGTGGCCGTCAACGGCAACCTTCGGTACGCGGTGATCAAATTCGATGCGCCCGACCTGATTCCGGTATCTGACTATGCCGGTACCGTGATCAACGGCATCGGTGCAGACCCGGCGGCCGGTTCGCTGGTGTGCAAGTGGGGACCTGCAACCCCCGGTATCTGCAATTCCGTCTGGCGCGACGGATGGCCGGACGTGCCGATGGTTGGCCAATTTGAGGTGGGCGATGTGGGTGCCCCGGTAACGATGGACGGTCGGCTGGTTGGCCTGGTCTACGGCGGCAACCTCATATATCGCGGCAGATACAGCCCACCGATGGAGGTCACATACGTGACGAAATTCAGCGCAATCCTCGCCGACGTCAACGCCGGTGACGGACCCGGTAGCGGCTTCGTTCCGATCGGAAGCTGAGCGGAACCCTTACCGCCCAAGCGCATCGTCCTCGACCGCAACTGCGGTGGCGGCAACAGAAACCCAGGTGTTGTTGAGGGCAGCGGTCCCGGTGAAGGTGTCTACCCGCTGCGGGTCGTGTAGGTCGTTCACGTTGGCCCCGGGCAGGGAGTCCGCGTGACGCCAGCCGGTGTTGCGGTGTCCCCAGCCGTGGGGAACCGAGACGGTGCCGGGCCGCATGTCGTCGCTGATGTGCAGCGGCACTGCGATCTTGCCGATGTCGGAAGTCACCTCCACCATGTCACCTTCGGTCAGCCCGCGGACATTGGCGTCATCGGAGTGCATGTGCAGGGTGCACTGGTTGGAGCCGCTGGTCATCGACGGCACATTGTGCAGCCAGGAGTTGTTGCTGCGTAGCTGGCGTCGGCCGATGAGCTGCAGGTCGTAGGCGCTGGCCGGGCCAGCCGGACCGTCGAGCAATGTGGCGGCGGCGGCGATGAACTCCTGCGGCGCGAGCTGGGCCTTGCGGTCACGGGTGCCGATGACCTCGCGCAGCCGGGGGCGCAGTGGCCCAAGGTCCAGTCCACCGGCGCTGTCTCGTAGTTGTCGCATGGTGATGCCCTTGCGGCCCTTACGGATCCAGCCATAGGGTCCCGTGGCCACGGAGAGGGCGGCCATCCGCAGCGGATTGATCGCGGAGACCAGTCGTTCGCGCACCGGTGCGACCATCTTGCGCAGCGGGGTCGGCAGCAGCTCTAGCATCAGCAGGCTCAGAATCTCCCAGTCGTCTTTGGTGCCCGCCGGGGGTTCGAAGGTTCGATGTTGGTAGCGAATGTTGTTGCGCACACTGAAGACCGGAAGCAGCAGCCCGACATCCTCGCGTTCCAGCGGTGAGGCCGGCGGCAAGATGTAGTCGGCATGCCGGCTGGTTTCGGTGACGTACATGTCTATGGCCACATACAGATCCAGCGAAGCCATGGCCTGGTCCAGGCGGCCCTTCTGCGGGATCGAGGACACCGGGTTGCCGGCGCAGGTGATCATCGCCTTGATCTGGCCCTCGCCTGCGGTGAGAATCTCG
The window above is part of the Mycolicibacter sp. MU0102 genome. Proteins encoded here:
- a CDS encoding PGRS repeat-containing protein yields the protein MAAAGASVGALAAFGWTPAAHADFDDFMADLLDPTAWGAVFEPGYWDGPDSTSTFDLASLFVGGDLPGAAVGTDFADWFQNDIYLPLHAAMQDWIESPFGSTVNDFVNPLFAFGGACGLVCNGVDGTETHADGGNGGWIFGDGGNGWSSTEDGVDGGAGGAGGWLGNGGAGGDGGAGADGGVGGASNWIGNGGAGGSGGAGLDGLHAGDGGNGGAGGRGGMLFSTNGDGGNGGNGGNSVGNGGTGGAGGNGGVSGRAPGVYAVGGAGGNGGNGGNGGSADGIGSTGGVGGDGGNSSQASYWLSRDAGAGGNGGDGGATNGAGSTAGNGGNGGKGGLFVFGQGDLDGGPGGNGGNGGAAIGDHSTAGNGGDGGRGAPGSAQGGGRDGGVGGVGGNGGAASGLGSTAGNGGSGGSGGNGGAVGSGRDGGVGGVGGNGGAASGVGSNAGNGGSGGSGGIGGGLGGGRDGGAGGNGGNGGAASGAGSIAGAGGNGGVGGMSSLLGGGRDSGAGGNGGNGGDGTDGGTANHGGAGGTGGSTGLGAGGNGGNGGAGGSGGASDGGVGGIGGQGGEGNTTAGWARGGGGGGGGGGAGTGGQGGDGGNGGHGGVGLGMGSETSGGYGGTGGTGGSADGGTGGVGGNGGDGGSGPLGSAGGIGGNGGNGGQVGPNGNGAGGNGGNGGNGSLDPGGKGGNGGADGTPGTPGTDGASAPNPND
- a CDS encoding serine protease — protein: MVILGGGAVIVVDGNSYCTLTTIGRDRFGDVVGFTGAQCGGPGAEVAIAGTDTTVGTVVAVNGNLRYAVIKFDAPDLIPVSDYAGTVINGIGADPAAGSLVCKWGPATPGICNSVWRDGWPDVPMVGQFEVGDVGAPVTMDGRLVGLVYGGNLIYRGRYSPPMEVTYVTKFSAILADVNAGDGPGSGFVPIGS
- a CDS encoding serine protease; amino-acid sequence: MQIACWRVVLVLALLLGVGLPVSPPAAAMVILGGGAAIVVDGNNYCTLTTIGRDRAGDVVGFTGAVCGGPGAAVAVAGVGTTVGTVVAANGDLRYAVIKFDVPELIPVSDYAGVVVNGLGPDPQFDSAVCKWGPATPGLCGRITTPFGPRVNLLAQFDPGDAGAPVTMDGLLVGMVYAGGMTLGTKYSLPRPLTYLTKFNAILDDVNAGDGPGSGFVPIGS
- a CDS encoding metallophosphoesterase family protein, whose product is MTAHDAAVMAALCELDHETDTLWVLGDICAGGVASMETALEQLAALRVPMHLITGNHDPVHPIFRGAQRHFANYSAVFASVQQVARTKIGGQGILLSHFPYAGTPDRLSRTEFDQYMLPDLGKWLLHGHTHTAERRSSKRSICVSLEAWDLRPASAEEVADEMSR